TGTAACCATGCGGTGACCTTGTGacgacataattttatattcaaataaacgAGCTTGTCGGTCTCATTTCGAGACATTTGGTTTATTTCTGGCCATTTCTACcgaataaagtaaaattgcCATAAATGTTTCATACTtatgtagttttaatataGTAGGTATGACTAAATAGAGAGATAAATATCTCTTCTTTGTCATACATTGTCTTTAATGTCTTTAGACAATATGCAACTCgtaaatgtatattacaagcttttatttaacttgcgtGCTAGGTttattacgagtatatttGTTCGACTCCAATGTTACAAAGCTGAATAATCTTCTAATCCTTGATCTTTTGTGTTGATTCACCAATGATAACCAGTTTGTGGTAACTAATAACTCTTGATTGATTTGCATCTCGGCTTTGACTAGGAAACTCTTCAACGATTAATTACATAGAGtgtagataatattaatttctacaaCCTTTGACTgtcatgataataaattatagctCAGATTTAAATGTGTACAAAaagttttagtatttataagaCAGCAATATTAAATGTTCTATACCTATGAAACTTAAAACCAAATTATACAACAGATTCCTTACAGAATTTAGAAAATCGTCTAAGTGCAACATTGCCTACTAAGGCACACTACACCAACGCAACATTTCACCGCAAACAGCATTTGAACAACAAACTTTGATGTTGTTTGTATACTTTGATAACATATGTAACTCAAAAATAATTGACctaataatttactttcagGTTACATTTCTCCACGTATACCACCACGTGATTATGGCCTTATATTCTTGGAGTTACCTCAAGTTTGCGGCAGGCGGCGAAGGGGCCATACTGGCCCTCCTCAATTCCATTGTGCATGTCGTAATGTACACTTACTATTTGTTGTCTGGACTTGGTCCGCGGTTCCAGAAGTATCTCTGGTGGAAGAAATATGTCACCAAAATGCAATTGGTAAATAACCATTTCTTAGGGGCTGTTACAccacttttataaaatatcatattgtaatctgataGATAAACTAACCTGCTAAATAATTTTGCACTTGTTAACAACTATTAacgattttttgtatgttattgtTCAATAAAGACTATCAAAGACTTTATCGGCgagtggtgaaacaggcccttaaacttttgataattttaacttatttctgGCTTAATGAGTAATCAGTTAATGCCATGATGATCCggaattttagtaattttaatttgctaTTTGAAGTTTCTTGTAGTCAACTGTATaaccttattttaaaatcattcttCATAATCTATTAAATGGCTTTTAATAACCTATTTCTTGTGTTTTCCCTGCGTTATCTTGAAAAGAATATGGTTACACCGTCCTGCCTAGAAGTATGTCTTCCACGTTATCTTTGGTAGTAtgctttttacaattttttaaatcttttttcagttacaatttatattgatGCTGGCTTACTGTACCTGGACCTACTTCTCCCCTCGATGTCAGTTCGCAACCGGATTCACATATTTCATATCTGGCAACGTTACCCTATTTCTTCTTctctttttgaatttttattacaaaagctACAAAATCAAGAGATCATCAGACAAGACTGAGAAAATCAATGATAAACAAAATGGAATCACCAATGGCATCTGTAAACCAAAAGGTTTTGCTTCAGATATTTACGAGAACGGTGACAACgtacaaataaatgataagaAAGATATTCCAGATTCTGAAGAAATTCCGTATGAAGTTAATAACGCTTGCGGTGATTATGCTAAGAAAGGCAAAATTTTCTTGACAAGACGCACTGCTAAAGCTGCGTACGGTCCTGAATATGACTTCGatagtataataaagaaatgatttacttttaaagaCTTTGGTTAGAATGGTTATATTGAGACTGACGTTTGTGATTAACCGAAGGTGGAAATTCTATTCTACATAAGTTAAACGTATAAAAGGGGGATAGATAAGTgttagatttaattaatttattcacttAAGCTCCtcctattttagttttatctcTGTATCAGTTGCATTTTTATCTTAGTACTTTATCTTCTTCGTCTAaccttttgatattttaaatctttagaCAGTAGGGTGTTTGGTGTTATTTTGAACTCACCTCTGCTAAGGGACTATGGACAAATTCTAAACTTCAGAGCATATCGTAGACAATATTCTTACTTTACGCTAATACTAATACAAGTGGGACCTTGAGAGTcacagtaggtatatataacatatatagaatttaataattgttttcgTGAGAACCAATAATCTGAtagaatgtaatttaaatttaaatagtatacTTTTTGTGACTCTCATTGTGTTTAAAGTGTATTAAAGTGAAACAAAACGCTTTaagaataaacaatatttacaataaccGCCAACTGcacaattaattgtaatttagaataagattattgaaataaacatgTCTTTGgataattttttgataatttgttttaatgaaagtattgcaataaattaaaaatggatgcataaacatcaaatttattcaaataataatgttgtccatatttatttccatGAGAGCTGTCTTTGGACCACCAAGTAACGttgaaaatgattttgttttttcgttACTTATATGTACAATGAAATATACACGCTACTtttgaaaaatcaaatcaatccTATTAGGATTGGtccttttttttctaattctagttattcatagtaaaattaatttatttggcaaataaattatagtgttTTAATCCGGTTTTCTTTTTCCGAAGTAGCGgggaagaaataatttaaactgtttagatcatttatttagaaaattaagaTGTTCAGATTCGTTTTATGAGTAAATGCCTAAATATCATTGAATATCCAACTTCCCAGATTTTGGggagaaaatgaaataaaaacctctgaacatgaattaaataaagattaaatcGGCGAGCTCCACGTGCATAGGTAATTTActgtattttaatgaaaaaacaggtgtaatattttagtttaagtattttataaatcattttcaatGCTACTACAAAGACATTCTattctttaattattattatctttaattattataagagTATCTTCGacgtaaaataaatgatgatttatatatttattaggtacattttaatacaaatgtaaaaatgagttgccttttaaatatatatacatgcaataaattttatttatggtatggaatagcaaaaataatataatttaataaggtGCCTTATACAATACTACAAACAAgctatattatcatttatagttttcaaaataaaattatgctgGGAAGTCTTCGCAGGTTGGCAAACTTATATGCCAAGagcgtcgctgctgttgaataaattgtataaagaaatgatatttcaatatgactattgaaaaattgtatagtTGCTCCGGGTGTTCTTGTTATTAT
This sequence is a window from Plodia interpunctella isolate USDA-ARS_2022_Savannah chromosome 6, ilPloInte3.2, whole genome shotgun sequence. Protein-coding genes within it:
- the LOC128670838 gene encoding very long chain fatty acid elongase 7-like; the protein is MSYLEKVDSYLDALKIGKSALVDSWFMMSSPSPIISVVILYLIVIVLGPRLMKKRPPMKLNKLLAYYNAAQVLLASTICIKAFRMDFFRDGILYAGCRYSYLTQNAMLLDLGWWYFFAKFTELLDTVFFVLRKKEKQVTFLHVYHHVIMALYSWSYLKFAAGGEGAILALLNSIVHVVMYTYYLLSGLGPRFQKYLWWKKYVTKMQLLQFILMLAYCTWTYFSPRCQFATGFTYFISGNVTLFLLLFLNFYYKSYKIKRSSDKTEKINDKQNGITNGICKPKGFASDIYENGDNVQINDKKDIPDSEEIPYEVNNACGDYAKKGKIFLTRRTAKAAYGPEYDFDSIIKK